The bacterium DNA segment GATGGTATATCTTTTTCAGACGAGTATAAAGTTCCAGTGCAGCAGCAAAAAGCACGAGCAAGTACGCGGGTCGAGATTAGAAAGGATACGATTTCTGAAGAGCAGCGACTGGCTATCAAGGATCTTTATGAAATTGGTTATTCAGTAGAAAAAATACGACATATATTTCCGACGGTGTCCAATAACACGATCGAAATGATAATTGACAGTAACATGACTGAAGCGCAGAACAAACACAAGTAAATCATGCTCACAAACCCTGACTTAAAATCAAAAATCGACTCCCTCTGGGACAAATTCTGGTCCGGTGGAATAGCCAATCCGATTACAGCCATTGAACAAATGTCCTATCTGATCTTTCTGAAAAGACTGGAAGACATGGACAATGCCCGCGCCGCCGCGGCTAAGCGGAGAAATGAAACGTACCGCTCGGTATTTCACGGAAATAAGGAATGCAGATGGTCGCACTGGAGCCAATTGCCCGGCGATCAAATGCTCAAGCATGTGCGCGATAAGGTGTTCGATTTCCTGCGGGAAGTGGGCGGGGAGACGAGCACATTCACACAGCACATGGAAGACGCCGTGTTTGTCATTCCGAAAGCGTCGCTCTTGCAGGAAGCGGTCAAGATCATCGACGATATGCACATTTCGGAACAAAACGTGGACGTGCAGGGCGATCTGTATGAGTATTTGTTGAGCCAGCTTACCACGTCCGGCAAGAACGGCCAATTCCGCACTCCGCGGCATATCATTCGTATGATCACGAAACTCGTCGATCCGAAGATCGGCCAGCGTATTTGCGATCCGGCTTGCGGCACGGGCGGGTTTCTTGTCGCCGCCTATGAACAAATTCTCGAAGAAAACACGACCCCTGACCTGATCGAACGCGACGAAGACGGCAAGGCGCATCACCTGATCGGCGATAAGATCGCGGATAAGAAACTGATGCAATTCCTGAAAAGCCGCGCGCTCACCGGATACGATTTCGATTCCACGATGGTGCGTATCGGCGCGATGAACCTGATGCTGCACGGCATTGACAATCCGCGCTGCGTTTACACCGATACCATGTCGAAGGCATTTACCGAAAAATCGGAATACGACGTTATTTTAGCCAATCCGCCATTCAAAGGCTCGATCGACAAGAGCGACATCAATGAGCGTTTTACCACCAGCACGACCAAGACGGAACTGCTTTTCATCGAATTGATCTACGGCCTGCTGAAAAACGGCGGCAAGGCGGGCGTGATCGTGCCGGACGGCGTGTTATTCGGGACGAGCAATGCGCATGTGGATACCCGCAAGATCATCGTGGATAAGTGCAAGCTCGAAGGGGTGATCTCTATGCCTTCGGGCGTATTCAAACCGTATGCGGGCGTTTCCACAGCGGTGCTGATATTCCAGAAGGGCGGCACGACGAAGAACGTCTGGTTTTACGATATGGAAGCCGACGGATTTTCACTCGACGATAAACGTCAGCGTGTTGAGGCCAATGATATTCCGGACATTCTGAAGAGTTGGGGATTGAGAAATTCGGAATCACCTATCGACAATCAAAAATTCTTCAAAGTGACCGTCTCCGATATCCGAGCAAATAAATACGATCTTTCCATTTCACGATACAAAGAGATCGTGCACACGGAAATCGAATACGAAAAGCCGGATGTGATCATGAATAAGATCGTCGAATTGGAAAAAGGGATCGCGATGGATGTGGAAGAGATTAGGGAGATGATGAAGTGACTACTGTTCAATACTATCCCAAAGTCAATTTACGCGATCATGCTTTGTTAATAAGGGGTATTACGTTCAAGCCGCATCAAAAAACTGATATTCCTTCTGATGATGCAATAGTGTGCTTACGTACTGCCAATGTCCAATCTAATGTTGATTGGAGAAGTCTTATCTATATTCCAAAGGCACTAGTAAAAAGGACTGATAAGTTATTGCGTGAAAAAGACATTCTAATATCAACAGCCAATAGCAATAATTTGGTTGGCAAGTGTTGCTTGATTCGCTCACTTCAAGTCCCGGCAACACTTGGGGGATTCATTTCCGTTATTCGCGCAAATGGTGAGAGCCTTGACGCGTCGTATCTTTATCATTATTTGAATTCTGACGAAATTCAAGCGCTTCTCAGAAGTATTTCCAGGCAAACTACAAATATTTCGAACCTACCGACAGACCAATTGTTGAATGTTCAAATCCCTCTCCCTCCTCTTCCTATCCAGAAGCGCATCGCCGTGATACTTGAGAAAGCCGACGCCGCGCGCGAAAAGCGTCGCCAAACCATCGAGCTCACAGAAAAATTTCTCCAGTCCGCCTTCCTCGAAATGTTCGGCGATCCGGTGACAAATCCGAAGGGGTGGGAAAAGGAGACCATGGATGAGCTGTGTGATAGAATTACAGATGGTACGCACGACACTCCCAAACGCCTAACACAAGGAGTGAAGTTCATAACTGGAAAGAATATTCGCCCACATAGGATTGACTTCAGCAATCTGGACTTTGTTTCGCAAGATGTTCATGAGGAAATCTATAGGAGGTGTAATCCTATATTCGGAGATGTTCTTTACACAAATATTGGAGTCAATCTTGGAACCGCCGTCATGAACAACCTGCATGAAGAATTCAGCATGAAGAATGTTGCGTTGCTCAAACATAATCGTCAGAAACTGGAATCTCGATTTCTTGAATACATTCTCAATGATCAAAGAATGAAAAAGGCTCTTCTCAAGCGCTTTTCAATTGGTGGAGCTCAATCATTTTTAAGCTTAGGTAACATTAAAATGATTGAAATACCAGTTCCCCCTCTCTCCTTACAGCAAAAATTCGCCGCGATGGTCGAGAAAGTCGAAGCCATGCGCTTCAGGCAGCGCGCGTCGGAGCAGGAATTGGAAAATTTGTTTCACAGTTTGATGCAGCAGGCGTTTAAGGGGGAGTTGGTACTTGCTTGAATAGTGCAATCTGAAATGTGGGTAGTGGAAAACTTGTAACATTTTAAGTGTATAAATAGGGGAGCATTTCTTATGATGAAGACATCAATAGTCGTTCTTTGTCTCGCAATAGCATCTTGCATGCCTTCCACTGCGACTCATCAAGGCTCTTTCTTTCAGAAGAAGGCCGGAAAGAGAAAAATCGTCATTTTCTATCATGGTATTTTTGGCGATGCTCGCACAACGTGGGGTAAGACGGATAAGGCATGGCCAATGTTAATTTCTTCTGATCCCCAGTTTGAAGATTTTGATGTTTTCGTAGTTGACTATGACTCTCCATACTTGTCCAAAACATCAAATATAGAAGAAGTCTCGGTTGCCAAGAAACAAGAATTGCAAACTAAGGGTATTCTGCGTGACTATGATCAAGTTCATATTATTGCTCACAGCATGGGGGGAATTATTGCACAGC contains these protein-coding regions:
- a CDS encoding SAM-dependent DNA methyltransferase, with protein sequence MLTNPDLKSKIDSLWDKFWSGGIANPITAIEQMSYLIFLKRLEDMDNARAAAAKRRNETYRSVFHGNKECRWSHWSQLPGDQMLKHVRDKVFDFLREVGGETSTFTQHMEDAVFVIPKASLLQEAVKIIDDMHISEQNVDVQGDLYEYLLSQLTTSGKNGQFRTPRHIIRMITKLVDPKIGQRICDPACGTGGFLVAAYEQILEENTTPDLIERDEDGKAHHLIGDKIADKKLMQFLKSRALTGYDFDSTMVRIGAMNLMLHGIDNPRCVYTDTMSKAFTEKSEYDVILANPPFKGSIDKSDINERFTTSTTKTELLFIELIYGLLKNGGKAGVIVPDGVLFGTSNAHVDTRKIIVDKCKLEGVISMPSGVFKPYAGVSTAVLIFQKGGTTKNVWFYDMEADGFSLDDKRQRVEANDIPDILKSWGLRNSESPIDNQKFFKVTVSDIRANKYDLSISRYKEIVHTEIEYEKPDVIMNKIVELEKGIAMDVEEIREMMK
- a CDS encoding restriction endonuclease subunit S, with product MTTVQYYPKVNLRDHALLIRGITFKPHQKTDIPSDDAIVCLRTANVQSNVDWRSLIYIPKALVKRTDKLLREKDILISTANSNNLVGKCCLIRSLQVPATLGGFISVIRANGESLDASYLYHYLNSDEIQALLRSISRQTTNISNLPTDQLLNVQIPLPPLPIQKRIAVILEKADAAREKRRQTIELTEKFLQSAFLEMFGDPVTNPKGWEKETMDELCDRITDGTHDTPKRLTQGVKFITGKNIRPHRIDFSNLDFVSQDVHEEIYRRCNPIFGDVLYTNIGVNLGTAVMNNLHEEFSMKNVALLKHNRQKLESRFLEYILNDQRMKKALLKRFSIGGAQSFLSLGNIKMIEIPVPPLSLQQKFAAMVEKVEAMRFRQRASEQELENLFHSLMQQAFKGELVLA